The following proteins are co-located in the Camelina sativa cultivar DH55 chromosome 12, Cs, whole genome shotgun sequence genome:
- the LOC104733294 gene encoding uncharacterized protein LOC104733294 — translation MSQLINRLLKPSVCKNVIRYNNTKVRMFCSKPTHPYLLIDHLLKTNKYSHNDQVYYDDKYKEKLVIKDKGLREEVRVAMTDGIPHNKDGYRVTLEKPEGNDSTNLMLVSNTPSDSVKLHLPPLPSSSRIQNVAVSNSRNMRKHELVVAVKLLGSDVYLCEPFSGSCSRWINFDTSGSVHPFSSLMYSKKNKKFLTVCPSGQYYWSLDLHAKEKEDFEPKFHYLSKCNQTDHVSKVLRTNLEEFIWCSRTDHFVESPSGEHFLVKWYLITYIFMHKFGNLGTIFHTTKGFLVFRVDTICGDLVYTEDIGDLCIFLGHNEACCVPASSSPGLRPNYIYYVGRNFGVHDIAADISTTFFTKDNLPLTSTEFPYWPAPSSY, via the exons ATGTCTCAGCTCATCAACCGACTCTTGAAACCATCTGTCTGCAAAAATGTCATC AGATACAACAACACGAAGGTTCGGATGTTCTGCTCTAAGCCAACACACCCGTACTTGTTGATTGACCACCTCCTTAAGACCAACAAGTACTCTCACAATGATCAAGTATACTACGATGATAAATACAAAGAGAAACTCGTGATTAAGGACAAGGGACTCCGAGAAGAGGTCCGAGTGGCGATGACCGATGGAATTCCACATAATAAAGATGGATACAGAGTTACCTTGGAGAAACCGGAGGGTAATGATTCAACAAATCTCATGCTGGTCAGTAACACACCATCTGACTCGGTCAAACTCCATCTACCTCCTCTGCCTAGTAGTTCTCGAATCCAGAACGTGGCAGTGTCCAACTCTCGTAACATGAGGAAGCATGAACTGGTAGTGGCGGTCAAGTTATTGGGATCTGACGTGTATCTGTGCGAGCCCTTCAGCGGCTCTTGCTCTCGATGGATCAACTTCGATACCTCTGGTTCTGTACACCCTTTCTCGAGTCTAATGTAttcaaagaagaacaaaaagtttCTCACTGTTTGTCCTTCTGGACAGTACTATTGGTCCTTGGATCTCCACgcaaaggagaaggaagatttCGAACCCAAGTTCCACTACTTGTCTAAGTGTAATCAAACGGACCATGTAAGTAAGGTGCTTCGGACGAATTTGGAAGAGTTCATCTGGTGTTCCAGAACGGACCACTTCGTGGAGTCCCCCTCCGGCGAACATTTCCTCGTCAAATGGTACCtaataacttatatttttatgcACAAGTTTGGTAATTTA GGAACAATCTTCCATACAACAAAAGGGTTTTTGGTGTTTAGAGTAGATACAATTTGCGGTGACTTGGTTTACACGGAAGACATTGGAGATCTTTGTATCTTTCTTGGACATAATGAAGCATGCTGTGTCCCGGCAAGCTCGTCTCCTGGACTCAGGCCTAACTATATCTATTATGTGGGCCGTAACTTTGGTGTTCACGACATCGCAGCCGATATTAGCACTACCTTCTTCACAAAAGATAACCTTCCATTAACATCAACTGAGTTCCCTTACTGGCCTGCTCCATCCTCTTACTAG